A segment of the Salminus brasiliensis chromosome 1, fSalBra1.hap2, whole genome shotgun sequence genome:
TGCAAAGGTTGGTAAAGGTTGTGACACCATTGGTTGTGAAAGgtgctttataaataaacattgaattgaattgaattaaattaaattgtggAGAAACTTACCAGCACCCATTTCTTTACAGCGGTGGGGATGTCAAAATATGATCAGAGATATCCAGGCTACttttatttaaactttttttaaaaaacatttttaacatttttagacCTAAAGCTTCTCTCAAACCTGTAAAAGAATAGCCTCTCCACTGTCATACCCATTTAGAGTAATACAGTCCCGTCCCAGAGCTTTGAAGAATATCAGAGTAATcggacgtctggttccattgaCCCCCActctgaacaattctgacttggAAAGTTTCTCaggaacagagcatttcacaccaaaccactctgcgTGACTATGCTTAGATTTTAACCACTTAATTATGCACAACATCTAAACAACGGGTGAAATTCCTCTTTAAGGTGTTCGGCCAGTAGTTTAGGAGTACCGAGGGGAAACACGTCCGGAACGCCTAACCTGTGCCTGCAGCGGTCACGTGCGCAAACAGCGCCGGACACCGCCTTAGAAGAGCGGCTACACATCTGTCTGACTTTAAACGAAGCCAAGAGAAATCTGCTGTTACAGGGAGGAGTGGAGGGGCTGAGGCATGATGTGAGGCACAAAACGAgcctgaagctgaagctgcGGGGACGATTCAAAAAGCAGGAACTGACTCAAAACAAGCTGCGACTGCGAGCCTGTTCAGGATAGGAGAGTCTGGCCTGGGCTAGCGGCTTCAGCTAGGCTGAAAGAACaagctttagaaagaaagaCGAAGAAAACAGACAGCTGAAAGCTGCCCGAATATCAAACATGCATCTTTAAAACCGGCGTGGCGCTTAAAAACACTGCCTACTGAGCGGAGGAGTTCACACCTTTACCCCCTCCACTCCATACCCAAAAACAGAGGTGGAGAGAAGGGGGCAGCACgaagctgcacacacacacacacacacatacaggcaggCTAACAGCAGGGCAAAGCAGGGCCGGGCTATCCTACCGCAACCTACCGTATTATCATCTAGGAAAGGATTTCTGTGGCTAATATGCGATGGCCGTCCTTGCGCGGCATCCCCCTGGTTTGCGTGGTTTGCGCCGTAACCGTCAGAAACCCTCGTTTAGAACAGTCACGGGACGCAGGGGCGATACCATGTGACTCTGAAAATGGGGGAGGAGGGGAGAGGGAAAGTTTTGAGGAAGACGTTTGAACCAAGTCCAAAAGAGGGATGGATGATGCTGTTGAAGGTAATGCATAATACACATAACTGCTTACatctacttttttattattatttctatacTGTATCACTTATAATCACGTCATGTTTAGGCCTTTTGTAGTATAACCATTCACATTTAGTTACTTTACAATAATGAACCCATgactatattacattacataaagTGTGTACATAaagcattttattaaaaaataactgTGCATCTAATCCGTCACGCAATTATCTCATCAGGCAATTGTGTGGTAGCAGATACAGGCCATAAGCTTtgggtaatgttcacatcaatcTTCACAACGTGGAAAAAATGCTCAAATCTCAATTTTGAccatggcatgattgttggtgtcagatgtctggtttgtgtattTCCAGAACTCCTAGGTTCTTTGGAGTTTACTTAGGATGGTGTGATAGAGAAAAACATCCAGCGAGGGAAatttctgcagatggaaacaccttgttgatgagagaggtcagcgGAGAATGGCCacactggttggagctgacagaaaagcTATAGTAACTCAGATCACCACTCTACAACTGTACAACTGAGATGaccagaaaagcatctcagaattaACAGCATtgaggtggatgggctacaTCAGCAGAAGACAGTGTCGGGTTCCAGTTCTGtctgccaagaacagaaagctgaggctgcagtggacacagccTCAtaaaaactggacagttgaagacagGTCTAATAAATATTGATTTCACCAACAGCATAAATACAGTACTCCTGGCACACTTTAGACCTATTAACGCCATgacttgaatgccacagcctgttTGAGTATTGTTGTTGACCAAGTTCATGCTTTCATGACttcaatttacccatcttctaatagCTATAACTAGCATGACGATGCCAAATAATGTCTCAGCCTAATGTCTCAAATCTAATAGAACATATTGGAGTGTGGTCGAACTGGAGAGACACAGTATGAAAGTTAGAACAGGTTGAGATTGTTTCAGCCTGAACAGTTTTTTTGGTAAAAAATGAATTACTTAATTAATATGTAGAACATGGGCCATTATAGTAGCTGTAAGTTAACGCACATACTTTCTTCAGTTTATGTTTGCATTGATTCTGAATAGATATTGGAGGATTGGATTGGAAATATCAGTCAGTACAATCAATACTTCTGTATTAATCTGGTCATTCCCATTCCAAGACACTGCTGGTAATAATGGACCCTTGTTCACATAACAAGCAATTCAATATTTAACAGGTTAAATTAGACGGAGGACATGGTGGACTtgggtgcaagtatttgtcctCCACACCCagaacggtgggcagccaactcctgtgcctgaggagcagagagggtgaagggccttgctcaaggcccaCCATTCTGGGTGTGTGCATGCTCACTGTCCCTAGTTcacatgtgtgtgcatttgactcagatgggtcaaatgcagaggacaaaTACTTGCCCCTAAGTCCACCATGTCCTCCAGCTTGCCAagcatcgaacccacaaccatgttatcaatagcccagacctctaaccgctgagctaccACTGCCCACTTGACATTCATGGCCCATCATTGTGAAATAACTGTAAATGTGAATACTTAGGCTCTGGGCGCTTCATATTTAGtcatatgttgtgtttatatataaccATGCATGTTTGTGTCCTTAAAAAGTGAGTAAAGCCctttttaatagtttttaaCAGCCTTTACACCACATGTTAGTTTTCTGCTGGTAAGTGCTGAGGATTAGAAAAAGTTCACATTTTGAGTTTCAGGAGCTGAAATAGCAGTGTGGTTGAGGGGAAAAATGGTGGTTAAAATACACACTCAGTTCCTCTTTAAACTATGAGACACAGTATTGCTCTATGATACACATTCCCTGTTCAGCCAAACTTCAGTCAGTAGTCATCAATGGAACTTTAATTTCACATCCTGTACATGTCGACTGTGGAGTCAGGCCAGCTAAACAAAATCAGTAGCTCATAGTGCAGCACATACAGACAAAAAAGCATTTTCTAATGTCACACTTTACACAGGACAGTCTGAGTAAAACCATTCATACTGGTTTCAAATGTCTTTCTTCACTGTAGAcctgttttgtattttttatgagTCACTgtttaatgaacacacacaattAGGGATGTTCCCATCCAGTTTTTGCCCTCCGATCCGATCTTTTTGTTATTATACATAATGTAGCCACATACACTGATATGTGTTGTTTTTGTCGATCACTGATCGACTATGTTGCAACAGTCTGCCTTTCTGAACTATATTGTCAAGACTAAGTGTAAAACAGGCACTAGCAGTTCCCTGTACCACGAGAAAAACGAACATTTCAAGCACCTTGCCCTCAAGCATACACCCCAAAGTGCTAATAGTTCTTCAAAAGTTCCTCCAACATTTAAGCTACATTCTAAATGTAATGTGCTCGATTACATTTAGCTTGGAATTAATCATGTTCAGCCTGTAGTAAGGCCTCCAGGCTCTGAAGTTCAGACAGAGTCCAGGGATTGGGAGTTGAGATGGGGCCAGACATATGGAGCACCAGCCGGGAGTAGTGAGATGGCGGGAAGTGGGGCAGCGGCAGTCATATTGGCTGCGCCGCCAGTGGGCGAGTGTTTGAGGCGGTGTTTCTTGAGCTGGCCCAGCTCGCGGAAGCAGCAGCCACAGAGCGCACAGCGGTACGGCCTCTCGCCTGTGTGGATGCGCTGGTGCTTGTGCAGGCTGTCCAGGTGGCGGAAGCGCTTCTCACAGTAGCGGCATGGGTACGGGCGCTCGCCcgtgtgaatgcgctgatgtGTTTTCAGGCAATAGAAGCGGCGGAAGCCACGGCCGCACACGTTGCAACGGTGCACTTTGTCTGCACCGTCCCTCTGGAGCTCTACAGGGCTTGCAAGGGTGACGTCGCCTTCTATAGGTGGCATCAAGCCCAGCAGGGCCTCACTTTCCTTAATCTGTGACTGAGGGTGTGCGATGGCCGCTGCCGACGATAGCGATGACGAGGAAGTGGCTGCTGAGTCTGTCACTGGAGGTTCTATAGACTGCGGCTCAGGATCGTCCTCAATTTTGACAGTGCTCTGTTTGACCTCGTTGCCATCCATGACCTGAATGAGGCCCAGTTCATTAACGTTGCCGGCAGGAGCACCGATCTCAAACTCGAACTTGCTTAGATCGGATGGGTCATCGGAGGTCTTCGCGGACAAGCTTGCCACTTCCTGCTCCTCTTGAACTCTTGCTAAATCCTGCACTGCACTGGAAGAGGCCTTATAATCTACAAATCACAGAAGGAAAGAATCATGAGCATAAGGAATCACATACAGAAAGTATCCATGcaatagactttttttttgtagtagGTCCATGTAAGACATGGCCTGTATTACAGACATTAATTTCTatcacatttatttaataaaaccaGGGCCACTAACACTTTTTTGTACGTTTGCACAATGCCATCAGTTTGACACACCTAGCCCAGGCCACCTTCAAAAGTCCCATCATATATCCAGTGATTCTCAAGCCTGGTCCTGGACTACCCCCTGCACTTCACATTGTAGTGTTTGCTCTGCACCCAAcacatctgtatgtgtgtgtgtgtgtgtgtgtgtgtgtgtgtgtgtgtgtgtgagagagagagagagagagctctgggTCACAGCCACCTTGCCTGGCCACACCCTCTACGGAGCAAACTCACCTTTACCAGCCACACCCTCGTCCGAGATGTAAAACTCCTCCACATCTCCTACAGTTCTCTCCATCACTGACTCCGTCTCCACGTGGACTTCTGAGCTTGTGGCCTCCTTTCCCGCAGGTATCCTCACTCTCCTGCGGGGCCAGTCGTTTTGTACTGTGGGCAGACAGAGCCCCACGCTCGGCACGGCCTTACTGCCGTGACTCCGAGCCGCCGCGCTCCGCAAAGACTTCCCTCGCTGGAGCTGAAGAAGGCCTCCCTCACAGGAGGCGAAGGCGGCCGTAGAGGAGCCCTCGACTCCCGTCCGTCTAGGGTCGAGCAGCAGGCACTGCTTTATGTTCTTCTCGGCGGCAGATACGTAGTAGCGCACTGCCTTTAGCTCGCCCTCGCTCGCCTCCAGCCTCTCACGGAGGCTCCGGTTCTCCCGGCGAGACTCGGCCGCGGCGTCTCGCGCCGCAGTCAGCCTGGCGCTCACGACCCGCGTAGTTTCCCGGAGCACCGTCTCCACAGCACAGCGCACCGCCTGCTCGATGGTGGAGGCGAGCTCGTACTGGAGAAAGGACACACTGAGACCGTCCGAAGCCATGGCTGGCAGACGGGAGCATTAACAGCGGTTCCACAGCCTCCGGTCCCCCGCAGTTACGGGTTAGCTTAGCCCTTCTAGCTGCCGCTCGCTCCCTCACGGTTTTTGTTGCGGTTCTGTTTGTGGGCCCAGTTTGATGACTAGAGCTTCATGGTCGTCGTTACAGAAAGTCAAAAACTGTTACAAACCTGGAGACGTTTG
Coding sequences within it:
- the LOC140550293 gene encoding uncharacterized protein, which encodes MASDGLSVSFLQYELASTIEQAVRCAVETVLRETTRVVSARLTAARDAAAESRRENRSLRERLEASEGELKAVRYYVSAAEKNIKQCLLLDPRRTGVEGSSTAAFASCEGGLLQLQRGKSLRSAAARSHGSKAVPSVGLCLPTVQNDWPRRRVRIPAGKEATSSEVHVETESVMERTVGDVEEFYISDEGVAGKDYKASSSAVQDLARVQEEQEVASLSAKTSDDPSDLSKFEFEIGAPAGNVNELGLIQVMDGNEVKQSTVKIEDDPEPQSIEPPVTDSAATSSSSLSSAAAIAHPQSQIKESEALLGLMPPIEGDVTLASPVELQRDGADKVHRCNVCGRGFRRFYCLKTHQRIHTGERPYPCRYCEKRFRHLDSLHKHQRIHTGERPYRCALCGCCFRELGQLKKHRLKHSPTGGAANMTAAAPLPAISLLPAGAPYVWPHLNSQSLDSV